In Dama dama isolate Ldn47 chromosome 20, ASM3311817v1, whole genome shotgun sequence, a single window of DNA contains:
- the LOC133040221 gene encoding alpha-amylase 2B: protein MKFLLLLSVIGFCWAQYDPHVKSGRTSIVHLFEWRWVDIALECERYLAPKGFGGVQVSPPNENAVITDPSRPWWERYQPVSYKLCTRSGNENEFKDMVTRCNNVGVRIYVDAVINHMTGSGVSAGTRSTCGSYFNPGSEDFPAVPYSGWDFNDGKCKTGSGDIESYNDAYQVRDCRLVSLLDLALEKDYVRSTIADYLNHLIDIGVAGFRIDASKHMWPGDIKAVLDKLHNLNTQWFPSGSKPFIYQEVIDLGGEAITSSEYFGNGRVTEFKYGAKLGTVIRKWSGEKMAYLKNWGEGWGFMPSDRALVFVDNHDNQRGHGAGGASILTFWDARLYKMGVGFMLAHPYGFTRVMSSYRWPRHFVDGKDVNDWIGPPNNNGVIKEVTINADTTCGNDWVCEHRWRQIRNMVMFRNVVDGQPFTNWWDNGSNQVAFGRGNKGFIVFNNDDSALSQTLQTGLPAGTYCDVISGDKSGNSCTGIRISVSNDGKAHFSISNSAEDPFIAIHADSKL, encoded by the exons ATGAAGTTCCTTCTGTTGCTTTCAGTGATCGGGTTCTGCTGGGCTCAGTATGACCCACACGTCAAATCTGGACGGACATCCATTGTTCATCTGTTTGAATGGCGCTGGGTCGATATTGCTCTTGAATGTGAGCGATACTTAGCCCCCAAAGGATTTGGAGGGGTTCAG GTCTCCCCACCCAATGAAAATGCTGTGATTACTGACCCTTCAAGACCTTGGTGGGAAAGATACCAACCAGTTAGCTACAAGTTATGTACAAGAtcaggaaatgaaaatgaattcaaAGACATGGTGACCAGATGTAACAATGTTGGT GTCCGCATTTATGTGGATGCTGTAATTAATCATATGACTGGAAGTGGCGTGAGTGCGGGAACAAGAAGTACTTGTGGAAGTTACTTCAATCCTGGAAGTGAGGATTTTCCAGCAGTCCCATACTCTGGTTGGGATTTTAATGATGGAAAATGTAAAACTGGAAGTGGAGATATTGAGAGCTATAATGATGCTTATCAG GTCAGGGATTGTCGTCTGGTTAGTCTTCTTGATCTTGCACTGGAGAAAGATTATGTGCGCTCCACGATTGCTGACTATCTAAACCATCTCATTGACATTGGTGTAGCAGGGTTCCGAATTGATGCTTCTAAGCACATGTGGCCTGGAGACATAAAAGCAGTTTTGGATAAACTGCATAATCTAAACACACAGTGGTTTCCTTCAGGAAGTAAACCTTTCATTTACCAGGAG GTAATTGATCTGGGTGGTGAGGCAATTACAAGCAGTGAGTACTTTGGAAATGGCCGTGTGACAGAATTTAAATATGGTGCAAAACTAGGAACAGTTATTCGCAAGTGGAGTGGAGAGAAGATGGCTtacttaaa gaaCTGGGGAGAAGGCTGGGGTTTCATGCCTTCTGACAGGGCACTTGTCTTTGTTGATAACCATGACAATCAGCGAGGGCATGGAGCTGGGGGAGCATCTATTCTTACATTCTGGGATGCTAG ACTGTACAAAATGGGAGTCGGATTTATGCTCGCTCATCCCTATGGATTTACACGAGTGATGTCAAGCTACCGTTGGCCAAGACATTTTGTGGACGGAAAA GATGTTAATGATTGGATCGGGCCACCAAATAATAATGGAGTAATTAAAGAAGTCACTATTAATGCAGATACTACTTGTGGCAATGACTGGGTCTGTGAACATCGATGGCGTCAAATAAG GAATATGGTAATGTTCCGTAATGTAGTTGATGGTCAGCCTTTTACAAACTGGTGGGATAATGGCAGCAACCAAGTAGCTTTTGGAAGAGGAAACAAAGGATTCATTGTCTTTAACAATGATGACAG tgCATTATCTCAAACTTTGCAAACTGGTCTTCCTGCTGGTACATATTGTGATGTTATTTCTGGAGATAAAAGTGGTAACAGTTGTACAGGGATTCGAATCAGTGTTTCCAATGATGGCAAAGCTCATTTTTCTATTAGTAATTCTGCTGAAGATCCATTTATTGCAATTCATGCTGattctaaattataa